TAATGCCACCAGCAACAGTATTGGATTCTTCAATGCCTCTGCGGGCCTGGAACCTGATGATGTCTACGGCCTCTTTTTCTGTCGTGGTGATCTTAGCACTGACGTCTGCCAAAATTGCGTGGCCAATGCCACCAAGGATATAGTTCAACGACGTTGTCCAACCCAAAAGGTGGCTTTCATATGGTATGATGAGTGCTTCCTGCGTTACTCGAACAAGATCATGTTCTCCACCATGGAAAGAGACCCTAATTACACGTTGTGGAATCCAGAAAATGTAGCAGTCCATGCAGATTTTAATCGGGAACTTCTGAACACTATATTCACTGCAGTTAATCGGGCAGCAAATATGCCAGCAGGTGCTAAGAAGTTTCGAGCCACGAAAGCTAATTATACAACGGAACACTATCTGTACGTCTTGGTGCAGTGCACACCAGATCTATCTAGCGGCGATTGTGAACAATGTCTTCTAGCAGCTTATTCTGGGTTGGAAATTTGTTGTAATGAAAAGCGAGGAGGAAGAATCTTGTTTCCGAGTTGTATTGTTAATTTTGAAACGtatataaattacaatgaaACTTATGTCGAGTCTGCAGCCTTGGCACCATCACCTGTACCACAAGGTAAGAGTTTCATTTTCTTCGTTGTGACTGCTTGATTTTCATGTTGCACCCTAGACCATCATAGGCTATTATCTACCTGTATAACTGCCTCGTACAAAATGAATTAGGAATTTGTCTAATTGAATTAGTTCTGAAAGTTGGAGTTAGTACTGCAATTTGTCTTTGCCTCATGTAAAGCACAATACACATTCAATTCTCTATGACGATgttgaagaaaaacatttttgctATGCAGGAGACAAAGGAAGTAGCAAAAAAACTTGGATTATAATCGGTGCAACTCTATCTACAATTGTCGGGGTCCTACTGTTAAGTTCTTTCGCTTACACCATGtggagaaggaagaaaagaggtaaaaaacaattatgtctaccattatttattaatcatggtcctgataatcatcatcattgttgttaTTCTAACTACTATTATTTCGTAATCTGCACCTTAGAGGAAATACGAAACAGCCAGGTGATTCAATTACTTGATATGGAAGGAAGGACAATTGAAGATGACTGCTCGAATGAAATTATGTATGGGGAGGTGAAATCCCAGGATTCTTTTTTGATCCAGCTAGATATTGTACTCAAAGCTACAAATCAATATTCTAATGAAAATAAACTTGGTCAAGGAGGTTTTGGCCCGGTGTACAAGGTACTGATGGCTATAAAGTCCATATTTATATGGTTGGTAGCTGtactaattaaattgaaaaaaaaaaaagtcgttTCTGGAAAACATAATTCAATCTTCACTATGTTTTTTGATTATTATGTAGAGATGacgcttttttgttttttggttcatCGAATATTTAATTGCTTAttagtttagaaaatatatGTGTTTTCAGGGTGTAATGGAAGATGGTAAAGAAATCGCAGTTAAGAGGCTTTCAAGAACTTCTGGTCAAGGATTAAGGGAGTTCATGAATGAAGTCAATTTAATTGCAAGACTACAACACAGAAACCTTGTCAAACTCTTGGGATGCTGCCtcgaaaaaaatgaaaagctgCTGGTCTATGAATACATGCCGAACAAAAGTCTGGATGTCTTTCTCTTTGGTTTGACTCTAAAACTTCAAAGAACCTGCTGctgtatattcttttttttttcctgaaaaaaaatagtattagtGGATTTTTTGTGCGTCTGTATGGGCAACCACAACCTGTTAACAGGGTGGAAAAGCTAACTAATTGAACTTTGCATCCATGTTTATTAGATTCTGCTATGCGGGTGCAACTTGATTGGCAAAGACGCCTAAGCATTATAAACGGAATAGCTCGGGGGCTCTTGTATTTGCACGAAGATTCACGTCTCAGAATTATTCACAGGGACCTCAAGGCCAGCAACATTTTGCTCGATTATGAGATGAATCCAAAGATATCAGACTTCGGAATGGCAAGGATTTTCGGTGGAAATCATAGTGAGGCTAATACAAACAGAATTGTTGGAACATAGTAAGTATTACTCTCCATTTTGTCCAACGGCCTCTCACAATCCTACCGGTCGGTCTAAACTTCAAATATATTACGAATGCTTCTCAGACTCCTCTTTCATGCTCAGTGGTTCTTTTAGTACCAATGGATTGtagtctttttttcttatatatatatatatatagcttcaTTAAAGATACGCACCATAACTTTGAACATATTCCGTGAACAATTCATTGCTTTCCAGGAAAACAGATCACACTTGGTGAATATTCCAAGCATTGCACAAAACTTCACAACATTCACATGcctctaaattgattttttgttattatatttggATTTAACAGTGGATATATGGCTCCTGAATATGCCATGGAAGGGCTATCTTCTGTAAAATCAGACGTATTCAGTTTCGGAGTTCTCATGTTAGAGATAATTAGCGGGAAAAGGAATGGCGGGTTTCATCTTTCGGAAGAAGGGAAAAGCCTCCTCAATTTCGTATGCTCCTATCCTTGTATTTCGtctaaagaaaagatattaCTCTACTATGTCTATCAAAGAATAGTCTAATATTAATTCAggacatttttaatatttcagacATGGAAGCTGTGGTCTGAAGGTAAAGGACTGGAGTTGATGGACTCGTTACTAGAGAAGTCAAGTGTAGCGACTGAGGTGCTGAAATGCATCCACATTGGGTTGTTGTGTGTGCAAGAAGACCCagtagacagaccaacaatgtcaTCAGTTGTTGTTATGTTGGCAGGTGATAACTTTAAAATTCCTATCCCTACAAAACCTGCATTTTCTGTTGGGCGAATTGTTGCGGAAGAAACTACATCATCAAATCAGAGAGTTAGTTCTGTTAACAAGGTCACTCTTTCTAACGTATTACCAAGGTGATTGTGGTGCAACTCTTCGTTTTTTCTTGTAACAAAAATGAATGGTGGAAAGCAGCAGCAAATCAAATTTCTCAACAAGACACTTGGCTTTTTAAGATCAGAATTTGCTCGCAAAAGACGGATTAAGCCTTTTTGGGGATCATAGGGCTGAAGATCTCAACAAAGCCTAAATATATTGCACAGTGTGACACGGACGCATATCAACAAGTTCTATCCACGAAGAAATCTGGATGCATTAAACAAGTTTTCTGATGAAAAAggatataagtttttatttaaccattaGATCATGGAAAGATTTTACAGGAGTGTTCTACAGGCTCTGATACGTATGGAGGTTGGCTGGCTAGACTAGTCAACCAAGGTCAAGAACTGTCCAAATTCAGCTCAGAAGTTTCTgtctagaaattttttttttcctggttaatTTTAGATATCTTTCCTAGTTaggttttaagattttatttgatttatattttctagATAGATCAGGTTAAGCTCCTATTTAAACAACcgtgtttttgttattttccatgagagattattattattcacaATGAGATTTTTCAAATTACCCCTCATAGATTTTTTCCAATAGCATTgccattttttaaagaaagatcCTATCTACTTGGCTGAAGCCACCAATCAAACACTTGGCTGGTTAGGTAAAAAGAAACGGAAGCAAAAATTACTCAGTCTATGATGACGAACAAATTGTCAAGCCAGACGACATTAGCTTGTTCCTACTTCAAAATTTCTAGAAGAATGTGATGCAGACGGAAGCATATCAAGATAGTACCAAGCATAGAAAGATAGactacaaataattttaaaatcttattttattcatgCAAAGTTAATTTGACCAAATCTACTTCTAAAaggtttatgatatttttataggCTATAAAATCTGACTTatactagaaaacaaaatcaaaattctaacacataaaaaaaaaataacataaaatattaaacaaaacattaaatccAGTAAAAGTATATCAAAATCAACCCTAATAACATTTGTTGAGCCTAATCTAAGGAGATTGAACGTTTGATAATTCACAAAGCGGGTTTCAGTAGCACAACAACATTAGAATCTCCTTTGAAAATTTGAGTCCTGTTGCATCTCGATGgagacaaaaaatatatatagtgaaaaatcatttagtaattaaaaaaaaaataaaaattctaaaaataaacactgaTTTCagatattcaaataaaaaatttgttatgtTTAAGAAAAGAACGATGTCAcccttaaaacattttttttatataaaaagttatttttattttttttttaatttatctttttgattATCATGagttattctaaaaaaaaaattaatttttaaaagtgaaCATAacccataattttaaaatttagacaTCCATCCTTTAACAAGTGAAATATCAATtaagttattgtttttgaaGTAAGTGCTAAGAAATCACCCACCATTATTAGCACAACTATCGGAATCATGGTGAAATTTCTAAGATAGGTTGAAGACGTGCATATTTCATTGATTGTACGAGAGAGGTTATTCTTTAATGTGACAGAGAAGCTAAGGAGATGATAAGgagattaaataataaatatagaagTTTGGTGTACAAAGTGAATCCAAGAAGTCGGGTCTAAGCATATCCATGTTGGGTTTAGGTAAGCATGGCTTGCCTGAACCCAACATGGAGAGGAAGCCCGGCTTTGGATTCTTTTAGTATTGAGATATTATTatagaattggaaaaaaaaacaagaaaaagactTATTGAGGAGGTAAATTATGTTTAAGGAGAGAAAATAATCCATATAAATAAGAACGAACTTTCATGCACCAGAATAAAAACTCGGCATATCGCTTAATACAATAGAATAAATTGCAATACGAGAATGCTCCATAAGAATAAATTAGCCAGAGCTTGGGCTGTTTCTTTCTTACATCTCCTTGTGAATTTGCAGTCAGAAGATGGCCTCTGCTACCAATGCTTCATAAGAATCCTCCGTGATCATCCTGGTAAGAAGTTTCAGTCCTTAAAAGACAATCATTCTCAAATCAGTCAtaggttttatattttgattttctatttttatctatatattttgattttgcttttctttttatttcaattttaggaATATTGGGTTCTAATATAAGGACTGTGTACATTTAATGGACACATCAATTAGCTATCTAATagattctaatgaaaaatatttaattatatgaagaaaaaataataatatacaaaaattcataaaaacctAGTATTTTCTTACTGGTTTTATTCTATGACCACTTGACCTCGTGAATCTTGTTAGGcagggaagaaagaaaatacaagaTAAGATGGGGAATGTCATGGGATTGGTCACCCGAACCACAAAGAGTTTCAGCTCCAAAATTCCCAGAGAGATGGCCTCAATGACAGGGAATCCGTATTCATGGATTTAGCATCCATTTATGCAGCTACGAAAACTTCTCTGACTCGAATTTGCCTGTAGAAGGTGATTCTGGCCTGTTTATAAGGTAAAAGAAACATATTCCCTTCATGTCCTGGCTCAAATTCACACTTCGCAGTACTCTAAACGGAGTGCATACTGAGCGATGGAAAGGAAGTAGCAGTAAAGAGACTTTCAACTTTGTCTGAGAAAGGCACAAAGGAGTTTACAATTGAAGTTCTGCTAATCATGAAAATTCAGCACaaaaaacttgtcaaacttCTCTGTTTTTGTGTTGGTAGAGATGAAAAGCTTCTGGTTTATGAATTTATGCTTGACAGCAGCCTTGACGCTTCCTCTTTGGTTAGTTTTCTTCAATGCTTTCGATCAGAAATTTCCATTCATTGATCTTTAGATACAATctgcttatttttcttcaaatactGGATTTTAAGTTGTTATTAACTAATTCATTTCCACCGATATCGAACACGAACTTGTATTGTAAATAGAATTGCGAAGGGAACTCTTTATCTCCATGAGGATTCTAGGCACAGAATCATTCATCGAGACCTGAAAGCTAGCAATATCTTGTTGGAAAAGGATATGAACCCAAAAAATATCTGACATCGGAACGACAAAGATGTTTGCTGGAAGTGAAAGCTATATTAAACAAGATAATTATTACAAGGTCTTCAATTATGTTAGGAAGCGAGAGATGTATGGGTCTCCCATGCATATTGGGCTTGTGTGTACGAAAAAGGCTTATAAACAAGTATGGACAGCTTAAACCTAAAAGACTACATTGTTGGGTTATGGGTATGGGCTTCTATATCTAATATTGGGTCTGTGTGTATGAAAGCTTATACATTATGGATATACTCCAACCCAAGAACCTAAATTACTGGGTAATGAGTACGTTTTATATACAAACAATTTTattctatcatttatttttaaaatgggaTAATTAGAACTCATATGTGCACCCCAGCAAATCTCACTCAATGTGGCCAGCGTGATACCGTGGGTTGgattattttaaccaaaaaaaaaaaagtttaagagaTTATGTTTTTCATGAAGTAAGAAAATTTAATAACCAAGTTAAATCTTGAttgatttgataatataataaaaaaaattaaacaacatcaacaataataaaaaataaattttaaaaattattaccaTAAACAATGCTGAGTTAACATGCAAATTTTATGACTTGGACATGAGATATGTCTACATTATATGTCTATTGTGTGTTTTAGATTATGAGATAAGaataattcaatagaaaaaaaatttgatgaaaaataaaaataaaacatgaaaaattaagagaaaaatatagattaaattacTTAATAGCAAAACACAAGTCATTAAACCggttatatttaatgaatatgtttattaaaatcaatttgtaataaaaattgacatatataaaatttattgaataaaataaaaggaatatatataagGTTGTACAcgttcaaaatattataaaaaataaacatttcatattcttaaaaataaatttaatttatatgaaatatatatataaaaaaatacaaatgaatcATACTAACTttatcaaaaatcaaacacactgaatataattaaaaaataatcattattaaaaaagttaaataagccaaaacaaaatcacaaagaagggattttaattaaaaaattcaattaagaaatacttaaaaaacaaaataaaaaaaaataattaaaaaagaaaagaaaagaaagtataaagaaaggaaaagtcCAGGCGCGTAGGCCTTCAAGCCCAGGTCCGCGCTCTTGGGCctgttatttttgtattatctaAATGAGCGATGACATGTTAtttacccttatttttttatataaaaaaaataaacagacaaCACATCATTTGTTGTGGCAAACGACATGTTGTCTACCAGCCAAGATTTCGGCCGCCCATGTGGTGGCTGGAAAATTAAGGTTAtgggtttttattaaaaaaaaaactcatttttcaacTACTTTCAAGCACAAAACACCTTTAAAACATCAAGAAACCAACCCATCAACCTAATAAACCTAAAAAGGGCCCAAACCATAAAATCAAACCACCTAAATCTAGTTTCTTAGGCTACATTGAGACTTAAAACAATTACTATAAGACTCTTCTCACCTAGTGAAACCCGTGACATCAATTTTAACTTGTTTAATTTATGGTTGGAAAAGGTGTCAATAACaagttttctctctctacaccgGAATCCGATGAGCTATCTCTTTCATCTTACAAAAAGAGATaatgaaaaatgagaaaaataaagtttggtaccAAAATAGAATTTGTAAAAATTAGAAGGACCGATtatttgattgataaaaaaagatgagagactaaaatgaacttttcaaacaaattttaaagTCACCACCTATTTTACCTGTATTTATCACTCCAGTcctctttctttcaattcaacttcTCTTCCtcctaaaaaacataattgagtACTAATTTAGGTTCAAAAGGGCTAAATCGTACAAAATAAAAGTTCGaggatcatattaaaaataacaaaaaaataaactactccAATCCATAGTAATTtgtgacatgatgaacagtgattaatcaacagaaaaaaaactattagtatatattaatatttaaccaTCATTTGCTCAACCATGAGAAAGCAAACAAATAATGGGAGGCTCACCAAAGTCCTCGCTTGTATTGATTCTAATACCAATTTgatagaaagtttttttttgtattcggAGAGATACATGGACCTTCTCGTTCATATTAGGTTTGTGAGTATGAGAACTCATACACAAGGATGGATATATTTTCAACCTAAAAGAATAGATTATTggatccatttcgttttttctttttattttttcaatataagatAATTATCACACGTGTGTATATacctaataaattattaatttgtgcACGTACCATAATTTCCCTATACAATAATGTCAGGAAGTTATTAACAGAATCCATTATTTTTGTTAGCTGTGTTTCATGTTTCAACTCTTAAATTCTATGGACCACCTCTTTCTCCAAAGTGTCCAGAACAGCTGGGAACAAATGGGGTCTGCTTGATATATATGCCTTTTGTTTTCACGAGTTACTTATTATTCCTGAAGTGATGGTGGATACACAGCACCGGAATACGCAGCGGAGGGACTTTACTCCACcaaatctgattttttctttttttagttttggagtTCTTCTCTTGAGATCATAACTAGAAGAAAGAAATCTGGATCCCACAAATCAAAACGAGCTCCTAGCCTCCTAGCTTATGTGATTTTACTCGGCGTAAATGTAAAATACACCCAACTCACTATTTCTGACACTGATAAAAAGGTTAACATTTAGTTACCCCTCTAAATGGTGAATCAGGCATGGCAATTACGCCATGAAGGGAATGAACTAGAGGTGGTAGATCCACCGTTAGCCGATTCATGTAGTCCAGATGAACTTTCAAGATACATGCATATATATCGTTTTATTATGCGTTCAAGAAGATCCTTGATAAAGACCTACCATGTCATCTGTTGTTTGGATGCTGAAAAGTGAAAGTCCAACTCTTCACCAACCTGAACGGCCGGCCAGCATTTTCTGCGGGGAGATTCACACACCAATATGAGGCTAATGCTAGCAATTGGTCCCTCAATATATGGTTTAACAATTTCTGGCATTTCGTCTTCCGGTGAGGAAGCTGATCACTGAGCCGTAACAATCTCTGATATTCACTGAAGCCTGACCTGCACTGTATTCTGTAGGGTTCGGTAATTTGCATGTTCTATTTACTTGTAGCATGTATTGCTCAAGCAATTCTAGAAGTGGACAATCCCTCACTACCCTCTTTTCGGTAAATATGCATGATTTCGATTGCTGTGTCTATATATCTTGAACATTTAAACAAGGAAAACTTTGTGATATTTCCTCTTCATTTGTCAATAGCTAATTATCATAGAGTATTGTCCTtcgtttttaattttcatggatACGAAAAATCAGAAAATCTTTATTGAAATGGCGAATTAGATTACCAAACCTGAGATTGTAAGAAATGGGAAAGGCCTGCACAGCTCAAGGGAAGgcctgcaatttttttttttagtagaaacattgttttttaaatataaaaaattatcatgatctgAAGTATCAagtgaaaaacattgaaaattatgtcttaatattttatatataattgaaagaagaaaagaacagttaatttgaaaaaaattataaaatatttataataaaaaataaaaaatataaattttattttttattgaatattaatgatcacaatttaataagaaaatcaccttagattcatatataataattaatggaatcctcgctaatattattaaaaaaaattctattgtcttattttaaaacaaagcaacattaaatgatatttttaattattttattgataataaattttgattaaaatttaagaaaataaatagataaaaaaagggGTGCATGAGCCTCAAAGTTTATTCTCACGTGTCTAGCCCAATATAAAGAAGCGTGGGCCTCTTAGGCCTAGCCTTTTCTCTTAACCTTctcactcttatttttttttttaattgagtaaGTCGACGAACATGAACAAAAACGAGAATTTGAAAATAACCccgttattttttattttggcaaatctttgaattattttatattaaaaatttaaatcatatttcatcaaattaatttctatttcaattctaaaattttagtAAACATCTTGAATTGTCAAGAACATTGAAAGAGATGAAAATATCAATACATAAAATATCACATGTAAggttgaaattagaaaaaataataattaaagttcattgataaaatttaaaaaataaaaaaactttattgttcAATGAAAGGAATGGAGACATTTCTACAAGGACAAATAGTGAAAGCATGTTAggtttattatataatatatttgagttatataaaatatttcatgaacaaaaacaaagaaggtaACTAACATATATACGAAGATGAATCCATATCCCAACactctaaatttttaaatcattttctcaCCTCTCACATCAGACCATCTTTTCTGTTTCTGCCAAAAAAGTCCTGCCTCCTTTGCATTTATTACTCTCTTTTCGAGGAATGGGCCATCTGGGTTTGCCCCTCCAACCCCCGGTTCTCTCTCCCCAAACAAATTCACTTCAAACGAACAACATTGTTCTGAGTGTCaatgtgtaataaaattagttcAATGACAATTTACTATGATTTCTTATCAGGATTacattttgttattgtttatttttatgttttaaaaatatttttaatttttttaaaaaattaatttttttgggtatttttatattattttgatgtacttatgtcaaaaataattttttaaaaataaaaaaattattattttgatgtattttcgagtaaaaaacactttaaaaacagataggaatacctttttttttaataatatttacctACAATagagtttgaaaatttttatagtcaaatattcactgacgctagaaataaaaatattataggcaaattattaaaagtataataCAACAAATCCTTAGTAATTCAAGACAAAActaacaatgcagcttatcttaaATTGGATGTTTAATAGGTGATAATATCATACCCTTTCATATAATCAATTATGTACAATAGAATATCTATTGATCAATTAGAGTTTTTACTAGATAACAAATCCTTAAACTAGATCTTTTTTCCTCTAAGAATAAGAtgatagatatttatttttttgtttgaaaattttaaaagttactGTAATATCGGGTGTGACAATCATGATCTGAAAATAAAGTATCAAgcaaaaaacattgaaaatcatgttaaactattttatatataatcaaaagaaaaaaaaaagtaattaatttgagaaaattttataaaatatttataataaaaaaataaaaaaatataaatttcatttttattgaatattcatgattacaatttaaaatgaaaatcaggttcatataaaataattaatggaatcctcgctaatattattaaaacaaatgcTATTGTCTTATTCTAAAACAAAGGCaacattaaatgatatttttaattattttattg
The DNA window shown above is from Populus trichocarpa isolate Nisqually-1 chromosome 4, P.trichocarpa_v4.1, whole genome shotgun sequence and carries:
- the LOC7458555 gene encoding cysteine-rich receptor-like protein kinase 10, yielding MNSPIKLSNTILLYLLTLCIITKAQNLNNPNYLHHFCDDTTTSTTTYKDNLNTLLSSLASNATSNSIGFFNASAGLEPDDVYGLFFCRGDLSTDVCQNCVANATKDIVQRRCPTQKVAFIWYDECFLRYSNKIMFSTMERDPNYTLWNPENVAVHADFNRELLNTIFTAVNRAANMPAGAKKFRATKANYTTEHYLYVLVQCTPDLSSGDCEQCLLAAYSGLEICCNEKRGGRILFPSCIVNFETYINYNETYVESAALAPSPVPQGDKGSSKKTWIIIGATLSTIVGVLLLSSFAYTMWRRKKREEIRNSQVIQLLDMEGRTIEDDCSNEIMYGEVKSQDSFLIQLDIVLKATNQYSNENKLGQGGFGPVYKGVMEDGKEIAVKRLSRTSGQGLREFMNEVNLIARLQHRNLVKLLGCCLEKNEKLLVYEYMPNKSLDVFLFDSAMRVQLDWQRRLSIINGIARGLLYLHEDSRLRIIHRDLKASNILLDYEMNPKISDFGMARIFGGNHSEANTNRIVGTYGYMAPEYAMEGLSSVKSDVFSFGVLMLEIISGKRNGGFHLSEEGKSLLNFTWKLWSEGKGLELMDSLLEKSSVATEVLKCIHIGLLCVQEDPVDRPTMSSVVVMLAGDNFKIPIPTKPAFSVGRIVAEETTSSNQRVSSVNKVTLSNVLPR